The region CGTCGCGACGACCATCCACTGGTTGAGCGAGTGGGAGTAGACCGCGCTCTTGCCGTACATCGTCTGGGGCGTGGAGTTGCCCGCGTTCCAGTACGCGTCGCCCGTGCAGCTGCCGGAGTAGTAGAGCTGGCCCTTGGAGGCGGAGCCGTCCCAGCCGACGTTGATGATGTACCCGGTCGAGGTCTTGATCAGCACGCCCCGGCTGTACTGGGCCACACCACTGCCGGCCGAGGGCGAGCCGGCGGACAGGATCGTGCCCAGGACGACGCCGTTCACGTCCTTGAGGACTGCCCCGCCGGCACCCGACGCACCGGCCGGGCCCTGCTGACCGGTGGCCCCGGTCGGTCCCGCCGGACCCTGGGGGCCCGTGGCACCGATCGGCCCGGCAGGCCCCTGGGGACCGGTGGCGCCGTTGCTGCCATTGGTGCCGTTCGTGCCGGCCTGTCCCACGGGACCGGTGGCACCGGTGGCACCGGTGGCGCCGGCGGCACCGGCCGCGCCCGTGGCACCCGTGTCGCCCTTGGGACCGATCGGGCCGCGGAGGTTCACCCGCACGGACCAGCCGGAGGCAGTCTTCTCGGAGGCGTCCCAGGTGGTCGTGTTGAGGTACCAGTCACCGACGACCCCGTCGCCGGCGGTCGGGGCGGCGGTGCCCTGGAGCCATCTGCTGCCGGCCGCGCCCGTGGCGCCCGTGGCGCCCGTGGCGCCCGTGGCACCCGTGGCACCGGTGTCGCCCGTGGTGCCCTTGTCGCCCTTGTCGCCGGTCAGGCCCTTGTCGCCCTTGTCGCCCTTGGCGCCGGTCGCGCCCGTGGCTCCGGTGGCGCCGGTCTCGCCGGTCTCGCCCTTGGCGCCGGCGACACCCTGCGGGCCGACGGCGCCGGGGGCACCGGTGGCGCCCATGATGTTGACCCGGAACTCCCAGCCCTTGCGGGTGTTCTTGTAGGTGTCGCCGGTGGCGGTGTCGAGGTACCAGTTGTTCGTCGTGCCGTCCTCGGCCGACGGCGCGCCGACGCCGGAGTTCCAGACGGTCTTGAGGCTGTTCACGGCCTCCTCGCTCAGCTGCTTGGTGCCGAGCGTGCGGTCCTGGATGTCGGCCGCGGTGACGGACTTGTCCTTGATGTCCCGGCCGGTGATGAGGGCGCCGGCGGTCGCGCCGCCGACACCGGCCGAGACCACGAGGGCGCCTGCGACGAGCAGGGCGGGAACGGTGCGGCCGCTGAGGCGCGCAGGCATGAGTGAACGCAAGGTAGGTGACTCCCACAGGACGGTGCGCCCACCCCGATGGCAGCGCAGCGTGTGGAGCCTAGGACGTGACGGGCGTCTCGGTACGCGAATTGGTTACATCCGCGTCGTACCGAACATCTCGGCGTGAAATGGCAGCGAGGCCCCCGCCGGAGCGGGAGCCTCGCTGGTGGTGCTGGTGGGAGGACGGATCAGAAGTCCATGCCGCCCATGCCGCCCATGTCGCCGCCGGGCATGGCAGCGGCCTTCTCGGGCTTGTCGGCCACGACGGCCTCGGTGGTGAGGAACAGCGCGGCGATCGACGCAGCGTTCTGCAGGGCCGAGCGGGTGACCTTGGCCGGGTCGATGATGCCGGTGGCGATCATGTCGACGTAGTCACCGGTCGCGGCGTTCAGGCCGTGGCCCGGCTCCAGGTTCGCGACCTTCTCCGCCACGACGCCGCCCTCGAGGCCGGCGTTGATGGCGATCTGCTTCAGCGGGGCCGAGGTGGCGACGCGGACGATGTTCGCGCCGGTGGCCTCGTCGCCCGACAGGTCGAGCTTGTCGAACGCGGTGGCAGCAGCCTGGACGAGCGCGACGCCGCCGCCGGCGACGATGCCCTCCTCGACCGCAGCCTTGGCGTTGCGGACAGCGTCCTCGATGCGGTGCTTGCGCTCCTTGAGCTCGACCTCGGTGGCCGCGCCGACCTTGATGACGGCCACGCCGCCGGCGAGCTTGGCGAGGCGCTCCTGGAGCTTCTCGCGGTCGTAGTCGGAGTCCGACTTCTCGATCTCGGCGCGGATCTGGTTGACCCGGCCCTCGATCTGGCCGTTGTCGCCGGCACCCTCGACGATGGTGGTCTCGTCCTTGGTGATGACGACCTTGCGGGCCTGGCCGAGCAGCTCGAGACCGGCGGACTCCAGCTTGAGGCCGACCTCCTCGGAGATGACCTGGCCACCGGTGAGGATGGCGATGTCCTGGAGCATGGCCTTGCGACGGTCACCGAAGCCCGGCGCCTTGACGGCGACGGAGCGGAAGGTGCCCTTGATCTTGTTGACGACCAGGGTCGACAGCGCCTCGCCGTCGACGTCCTCGGCGATGATCAGCAGCGGCTTGCCGGACTGCATGACCTTCTCCAGCAGCGGGAGCAGGTCCTTGACCGTCGACACCTTGGAGTTGGCGATGAGGATGTAGGGGTCCTCCAGCACGGCCTCCATGCGCTCGAGGTCGGTGGCGAAGTAGGCCGAGATGTAGCCCTTGTCGAACCGCATGCCCTCGGTGAGCTCGAGGTCGAGCCCGAAGGTGTTCGACTCCTCGACCGTGATGACGCCTTCCTTGCCGACCTTGTCCATCGCCTCGGCGATGATCTCGCCGACGGTGGTGTCAGCGGCGGAGATCGAGGCGGTGGAGGCGATCTGCTCCTTCGTCTCGACGTCCTTGGCCATGGCGAGCAGCTGCTCGGACACGGCGGCGACGGCGGCCTCGATGCCGCGCTTGAGACCCATCGGGTTGGCGCCGGCAGCCACGTTGCGCAGGCCCTCGCGGACCATGGCCTGGGCCAGAACGGTGGCCGTCGTCGTGCCGTCACCGGCGACGTCGTCGGTCTTCTTGGCGACCTCCTTGACCAGCTCGGCGCCGATCTTCTCGTAGGGGTCCTCCAGCTCGATCTCCTTGGCGATCGAGACACCGTCGTTGGTGATCGTGGGGGCGCCCCACTTCTTCTCCAGGACGACGTTGCGGCCCTTGGGGCCGAGGGTGACCTTGACCGCGTCGGCGAGGGTGTTCATACCCCGCTCGAGGCCGCGGCGGGCCTCCTCGTTGAAAGCAATCAGCTTGGCCATATCGCGTGCGATTCCTATCGACGTGAGTCTGTGTGTGCGGCCACCAGCTGGGCTGCCCGCGACGGACGATCCGCTCCGCCGGCGATCCATTCACGTCGGCTTCTGCGGACCTCAGCGTCACCTGGGGTCGCTGTCACTCTCATGACGAGAGTGCCAGCGTCATGTTTAGCACTCGACACCGGAGAGTGCAAACGCCGCCCCGGGGGTCCGGAGCGGCGTCCACGCGGTGGAAGTCGGGACTACTCGATGAGGCGGACGGGCTCGCCGACGATCTTGGCGGTCCAGGTCGTAGAGTCGTTGACGGCGTTGCCGGAGCCGAACTTCACCGAGACCCGGAACCAGCACCCGCCGGTGCTCGCGACCGTGCACGTGTACGTGCTCGGGATCGGCACCCGGATCGTCTGGAGCTGCCCGTTGTAGTTGGCGGACGTGATGCCGGTGACCTCGCAGTTGGAGAGGTTGCCGTCCTTCACTCCCGCACCAACGCAGCCGACGATGTTGGTCGGCAGGTTGCTGTCGGTCGGCTTCACGATCTTCACCGTCCCGCCGCTGCCCGCACCCTCACCGACGTCGAAGAAGGTGATGAGCAGGGTCTTGGTCGCCGCCGCCGGCGGCACGCGCAGCAGGTTGAACTCGGTCTCGGCGCCGGTCGCGTTGGCGTAGATGCGCATCCGCTCGAAGGCGGCGACGGAGACGCCACCGGCCGGCGCGGTCGAGATCGCCCGGACGGCGAAGTGGTTCTTGCCGGTGCCGCGCACGGCTGTGTTGTCCCCGGCCTGGTTGAAGACGTTCATGTTGCCCGAGTAGACGCCGTTCGTCTCGGTGCCGCCGAGCGCGACGTTGCTGCGCACCTGGAGGTAGTAGTCGCCGGCCTTCGACGGGGTGAAGGTGCACAGCGAGGTCCACTGGTGGAAGACCCGTGCCAGCTTGTCGTTGTAGCTGCCCGAGTCCTTGCGCAACGTGTTGCGCGTGTAGGAGCTCGGGAGCCAGCCCGGGTACTGCTTCACGCAGGAGGTGATCGGCGGCGCGGTGTAGGGGTCGAGGGTGTCGACCGGGGCTCGCAGGCCGAAGGACGTGATCGTGCCGTACTCGGTGTTGCCGTTGTACGACGACGTGTTGCTGCCGTCGTCGCCGGCGCAGAACGAGTTGGTGGTCTTGCCGTAGCGGTCCGCGGAGTCGGTCGGGGTGTAGTCGTTGTAGTTCGCCCCCGAGATCGCCGTGCCGGACGGGCCGTCGGCGCAGCGCAGGCCGGTGCCGGTGAACTGCGGGTCGTAGAGCTGCAGGTCGATGGGACGGCCCACGGCGGACGCCCCGATGCGCACCAGGTAGATGTAGCCGCGGCTGTCGAACTCGTCGTTCTTGCCGCCGGTGCAGCCGACCTCGCCGCCCTTGCACCAGCGAGCCTCGAACTCGGAGCCCTCGTCCTTGTAGACGTCCGGTCCGGAGATCGCGCCCCAGAAGTCGGGCTCGGTCGGGCAGGTGGCAGGCGCGGGGACCAAGATGCCGGAGGCGACGGGTCCGTAGCCGGCCGGCACCACGCCCGCACCCGTGGTGACGGTCGTGCCGTTGGGGACGTTGGCGAAGGCGTTGCAGGGGCTGCCCATGGGAGCCGGGCCGTTGAAGTCGGCCACCGCCGACCGGGACATCGTCGACTGGCCGACGCCGAAGTTCTTGGCGAACGAGTTCTTCACCGTCGACGAAACCGTGACCTTGAGCTGCGTCGGCTTCTCGCCGGCGGTCACGACGACCGAGGTCGAGCCCGAGTTCGGGAAGCCGTTGTCGGCTGCGATGTCCAGGGCGCGTGCCTTGGCGCTCGTGAAGTCGTCGGGCATGTACGTGACGCCCGCCGTGGCCGCCGCGTCCGCGGCGGCCTGCACGCGCTCCAGCTCGACGTACAGACGCGCGACGTCGATGCTGAGGGCGCTCAGCGGCACCGCGATGAAGGCGAAGAACATCGCGACGATGATGGCGATCGCACCGGCATCGTCGCGCCGGCGCCTCAGCCTGCTGGAGAACGGCATCGCAGAAGTCCGATCAGCTGTGCGCATTGGGGGTTCCGGGCTTGCAGCTGTCCTGGGTGAGCGGCTCGAACTGCATCACCGTGCGCTCGGTCATCACCTTGTTGCCGCCCATCAGCCCGCTGACCAGTCCGGTCATCCAGTTGTGGTTGGCGCGCAGGGCCACCCCGACGGACTCACGGTTGTCGTCGTTGAGGCAGGCGTTGACCGTGGCGGAGGTCCACGAACCGCTGGAGTAGCGGAACTTCTTCAGGCCGGCGTCCCACACGTACTTCACGCACTTGGCCGTGCAGTTGTCCGGGATGCTGGTGCCCGAGCCGGGGAACCCCGCCGTGTTGGCCGAGTAGATCATCACCCACTGGATGTCCTCGGACTTCATGGCCGTCCCGGCGGTCTGCATGGTGTCGGCCGCCGCCTGGGCCAGGGCCGGGGCGTTGACCGGGGTGCACGGCGGCGGGTTCGCGCTCGCCTCGCAGGTGCCGGGACCGGCGTCCGCCGACGCGGACGCAGCGCGCGCGCCGGCGCGCACGCTGCTGCTCATGGACACGTAGTCCTTCATGTAGAGCCCGAGCTCGACCGTGCCGAGCAGGAAGGTGAGGAGGAGGGGAACGACGAGTGCGAACTCGACCGCTGCCGCACCGCGGTCGTCTCCACGACGACGACGCCACTTGAGCACTGGATCCCCCTCTGCAGGTGGCGCCGCCCGATACGGCCGCCTCGTAGACCCCCGACCCGTGCCGGGAAGCCCGTCCCGCTGCACCCCCCAGTGCAGCCAGATCAGCCGCAAAAGTATCGGCTGGCGAGACGGGCCCTCTCCCGATCTGGGTAATTTTGCCGTGACGTCAGCGCAAATGGTCACGACGCACTAGACGCATGGCCCGAAATGACTACGCGCGCAGGCGGGATGCCAGCAGATCGGCGAAGGGAGCCGCGTTGGCGGGCGAGACCTCGAGGTAGAGGCCGGGCTCGATGAGCTCGAGCTCGCTCACCACCCACGCACCCTCCCACTGCAGCAGGTCGACGCGCAGGTAGTCCAGCGGTCGGCCGAAGCGCTCGGCCATGGCGTCGGCGGCCTGCAGGGCGAGATCGCCGACGTCGCCGGGCTCGACCTCGCGCACCCGGCCGCCGAACTCCTCGTGGACGCGTACGTCGCCCGCACCCGGCAGCTTGTCGAAGCGCGCGGTGACCTCACCCCCGAGCACGTAGACCGACACCTCGCCGACCGTGCGGATCGACTCGACGAGCGGCTGCACGACCCAGGGTCCACCGACCTCGGGGTAGTCCGGGGTGCTGCGGATCGGCGTACCGAGTCGGGGGTCGTCGGGGTCGGTGACCACGAGCAGGCCGGCACCCCCCGCGCTGATGCGTGGCTTGACGACCGCCGAGCCGCGCCCGCCCTCGGCGGAACCGAAATGGCGTACGGCGTCGGCGAGCCCTGCGCGGTCGTCGGCGAGCAGCGTCGGGACGACCGGCAGGTCACCGAGGTCGGCGAGGTAGCGCTTGTCGTGGTTCCACGCGAAGACGTCGGCGCCGTTGAGCAGGCGCGACTGGTCGAGGGAGGCGGTCCAGGCCAGGAACTCGTCCTGCCGGGTGAAGTAGTCCCACGGCGAACGGAGGGCGACGAGGTCGGCGGCGGCCCAGTCGACGGACGGGTCGTCCCACCGGGCCCAGGCGAAGTCGATCCCGCGCTCGCGCAGGGCCGCGTCGAGGACCGGGGCGCCGGGCTCGCCGTCCGGGTAGCCGGCACTCGTGGCGAGGAGGACGCTCACTCGCCCACCTCGGGATCGGGGACCTCCGAGGTGCCGTGGAAGTGGTGGGCGGAGTGGTCGCGATTGGTGCCCTCGCGGTTGTCGCCCTTCTCGATGATCACGAGGTTGTGGTAGCAGTGCACCGCCCGGACCCACTGGTCGGTGTAGGTCGCCTCGTAGCCCTCCACGAGGAACTCCTCGTGGTTGAGGCCGTCGACGAGGTCCTTCACGAGGTCCATCGAGGTGCCGGGGGCGCGCGGGTCGAGCTGGCCGCCCCAGGCGGGCCAGTAGGAGGTCTGGATGTCCTCGATGCAGTAGATCGCGCCGTCGGGCAGCAGCGGGAAGAGGATCCGGAACGACTCGCGCACGTGGGCGGGGATGTGGCTGCCGTCGTCGATCACGACCAGCGGCGCGCCCTGCTCCTCGATGATCTGCTGGAGGATCCCGGGGTCGGTCTGGTCACCGAGGTAGGTGTGGATGTGGCCGCGCGTCAGCCACGACTTGTCCTCGATGTCGAGCCCCACGATGCGCGCCTTGGGGAAGAACCAGCGCCACATCTTCATCGAGGCGCCGCTCTTGCGCCGCTTCTGGTAGCCACCGATGCCGAGCTCGAGCAGCGTGAACGACTCCGTGCGGAGGTGCTGGAGGTGCCGCTCGTAGTGGGGGGTGTACTTGTGCACGCCCCACTTGTCGGTGCGGAACTCGATCGCGAGCTCGGTGAGGTTGCTGGCCAGGAGCCTGCGGCGGCGCTCGACCTTCGGGTCGACGGCGGCGGGCTCGGCGGGCGGGGGAACGGCGGGAGGCTGCATGCGGCCTGCCTTCTGGGCAGCCTTCTTGACGGCCCGGCCGGCTCGTCGAGCAGTGGTGCGCACCCGCAGACCCTAGCCTGACCCGCCCACCCCGGGTGCGTGGTGCCCGAACGGTACGGCCTGCACGACGCCCAGCGCGGCCAGCACCGACGGCAGCATCGCCTTCGCGGTGCGCTTGTAGCCGTGTGCGCTGGGGTGGAAGCGGTCGAGGCTGAACATCTCCTCGGGGAAGGTGTAGAAGAACGGACCGACCACGTGGGACAGCGAGACCACGCGTGCACCGTGCCGGAGGGCCGCGGTCCGCTGGGCCGCGGCGAGCTGCCGAGAGGCCCGGGATCCCAGTGCCCGCAGGGGTTGCGGGACCGGGCGCAACGCACCGAGGTCCGGACAGGTGCCGACGACGACCTGGGCCCCGCGGGCGCGGAGCTCGTCGATCGCCTCGGCGAGGTGGCGCACGGACTCCGACACCGGGACCCGGTGCGTGACGTCGTTGCCACCGACGACGATGACGGCGACGTCGGGACGGTACGACGACGGCAACGAGGCCAGCTGCTCGGCGAGCATGCTGCTCTCCGAGCCGACGACCGCGGCCGTCCGCAGCCGCACCGAACGCCCGGCGTGCTTGGCGATGCCGTTGGCCAGCCGTCCGCCGAGGGTGTGCTTGGGCTTCTCCGCGCCCAGCCCGGCAGCGATCGAGTCGCCGAGCACCAGGAGGTCCACCGGCTCGCCGTACTTCTTCTTGTAGTGCCGGTCGGCCGACGGCGCCACCTCACCGAGGGGCTTGCCGATCGCGCGACGGGCCTGGGCCGCCTGGCGCTGCAACAGCTCCCGCGCGCCGTACGCCGTCCCACCGGCGAGGCCGCTCACGACGGCCAGCGCCACGCCGGCCCGGGTCAGGTGATTGCTGGACACGCCTCCCTTGAACCACACGGACGTGAACGGCCCGGCACCCCCGGGTGGCGGGGGACCCAACTGCCGGCCCCGAGTTGGGTCGTCGTACTCATGCGCCCGACCGGTCGCGCGCACAGGGTGGGGACATGACCGACACATCGACGCTCCCCATCCGTCCGGTCCCACCGCGCCAGCTCGCCTGGCTGCGCACCGAGGTCTCCGACTGGGCCTCGCAGGGACTCATCAGCCCGGAGCAGGCGGACGTGATCCGCACCCGCTACCGCTCCGACCACCACACGCGGTCCAGCATCGGCCGCGTCCTGCTCCTCCTCGGCGGCGGCTTCGTCGGCATCGGCCTCATCTGGCTCGTCGCCGCGAACCTCGACCAGCTCGCCCCCGTCGCCCGCTTCGGCGTGGTCACCGGCCTCTGGCTGGTCTTCCTCGTCGGCGGCGAGGCGCTCGCCGCCCGCAACGCCTCCCCCGCGCTCGTCGGCGGGATCCGGCTCCTCGCCGCTCTCGGCACCGGTGCGGTGGTCTTCCAGGCCGCGCAGTCGCTCCAGGTGCCGGCGTTCGAGCCGCGCCTCGTCGGCGTGTGGGCTGCCGGCGCCCTCCTCCACGGCTACCTCGCTCGCGCCTACCTGCCCTTCGTGGTCGGCATCGTGACCGGCCTCGGCTGGTGGTTCGCGCAGCCCATGTGGGACGCGCAGAGCGGTCTCACCGTCGTCGTGCTCCTCGGCGCGGCCGCCGTCCTCGCGGCCGGGCTGGCGGTCCTGCACGACAGACGCCTCGACACCTTCGCCCGGACCTGGCGCACGCTCGCCGGGGGCATGGCGCTGCTGGCGCTGTTCGTCGCGGCCGTCCCCGACATCGGTGGAGGTGGCGTCGAGTGGTCCACCTGGCTCGTCGTCGTGCTGGCGATGGCCGGGCTGTCCGCCGCAGCCGCGCTGGTCGTCCACCCCGGCCAGCGGGCGCTCGAGCCGCTCGGCGCGATCGTCGTGCTGGGCGCTGCCACCCTCCTCGCGCTCTGGAGCACCGGCGCGGACACCTCCGACGTCGACGCGGCCGACTGGCTGCACGCGGCGGTCTCCATCGGCGCCTACGTCGCCCTGGCGGTGGCGCTGGTCGCCCTCGGCACGGTGCGCGAGCACCCGTCGCTGTCGTGGATGGCGATGGTCGGGCTCGTGGTCTTCACGACCTTCCAGAGCTTCGCCGTCTTCGCCCCGATCGTCACCGGGGCCTGGCTGTTCGTCGTCCTCGGCACCGTGTTCCTCGGGACCGGCTTCCTCGTCGACCGGGCACGCCGCGAGCTCGTGCAGGCACTCGACACCACCACCGACAGCCCCGACAGCACCGACACCACCGAAGGAGACGTCCGATGAACCGCGTCCTCACCACCGGCGTGATCGCCGCCAGCCAGCTGGCCCTGGTCGGCCTCGCCGTCGCACCCCAGCTCTCCGCCCGCGCGAGCGGCGACACCTACCTCCTGCGGGTGGCACCGGTCGACCCGATCGACCCCTTCCGCGGCGCCTACGTCGCGCTCGACTACCCCGGTCTGCGCGAGGACGACGCCCCGGTCCTCGACGACGGTCGCCAGGGCGACCTTTACGTCACCCTCGAGCAGCACGGCGACGTGTGGCGGGCCGGCGAGTGGAGCCGCGAGCGCCCGGACGACGGGCCGTACCTCGCGTGCGACGACCGCACGTGGCAGGTCCAGTGCGGGATCGAGAGCTGGTTCCTGCCGCAGGACGAGGCGAAGCAGGTCGAACGGCTGCTCCGCGACGGCGCCGTCGCGGAGGTCAAGGTCGACGGTCGGGGCAACGCCGCCGTCGTCGACGTACGTGCACCGTGACCGGCGCCCTCACAGGCGGCTGAGCGAGACCGTGTAGTAGAGCTCGTCGTCCGTGGCGTTCGCGATCCGGTCCACGGTGATCGTGGTCGGGACGCCGCGGCGCGTGTAGTCGACGTCCACCGCGTCGGCGGTCCCCTGGGACTCGCGGATCATCGTGAACACCTCGTCCACCGACCAGCCGCGACGGGGGGCGACGCGTCGCTCGCCCTGGGTGACCCGCACGATCGCGTCGTCGCGCACCACGGTGCGCACGGGCTCGGAGACCTGGCAGAAGCAGCTGAGCCGGACGGTGATGACGTAGTCGTCGATGTCCTTGGACTGCCACCGCTGCCACGCGCGGTCGAGGGCTGGGTCGTCGTTCATCCCGGGCACGAACGGCTGCACCGGCTGCGGGTCCGTGACGGCGTACGCCGGCGCAGCACCGGCGCCGACGACGGCGGCGAGCAGGACGACGAGGGACAGGCGCTTCATGGAGGTCATGTCCCTCCGACGTGCCGGGGTCACCGGACGGTTCCGCTCAGCCGCCTGCGACGGCCGGGATCACCGAGATCTGCACCCCGTCGGGGGTCGGCGTGGCGAGGTCCTCGAGGAAGCGGACGTCGTCGTTGCCGACGTAGACGTTGACGAACCGGCGCAACGCCCCGGCGTCGTCGAGGATGCGGGCCCTGATCCCGGCGTAGCTCGCGTCGAGGTCGTCGAGGACCGCGGCCAGGGTGTCGCCCTCGGCGCTGACCTCGGACTCGCCACCGGTGTAGGTGCGCAGGATGGTGGGGATCCGGACGGACACGCTCATGTGCTGGGCTCCTCAGACGATTCCGGACGCGGCGAAGGCGTCGTAGGTGGGGGCGATGGTGGCGACGGGGCCGACCCGGTCGGAGATCGCGTCGAGGGTCTTCAGGCCGTGGCCGGTGTTGATCACGACGGTCTCGAGCGAGGTGTCGAGCTGACCGGACTCGACGAGCTTCTTCAGTACGCCGACCGTGGTGCCGCCGGCGGTCTCGGTGAAGATGCCCTCGGTGCGGGCGAGCAGGACGATCGCGTCGCGCACCTCGTCGTCGGTGATGTCCTCCACGGCGCCGCCGGTGCGACGACAGACGTCGAGGACGTAGATGCCGTCGGCGGGGTTGCCGATGGCCAGGCTCTTGGCGATCGTGTCGGGCTTCACCGGTCGGATCGCGTCGGTGCCGGCCTTGTAGGCGACCGAGACCGGCGAGCAGCCGGCGGCCTGCGCGCCGTAGACCTTGTAGGGCTTGTCCTCGACGAGGCCGAGCTTGATCAGCTCCTGGAAGGCCTTGTCGACCTTGGTGAGCTGCGAGCCCGAGGCGACCGGGATGACGATCTGGTCGGGCAGGCGCCAGCCGAGCTGCTCGGCGA is a window of Nocardioides oleivorans DNA encoding:
- a CDS encoding MoaD/ThiS family protein is translated as MSVSVRIPTILRTYTGGESEVSAEGDTLAAVLDDLDASYAGIRARILDDAGALRRFVNVYVGNDDVRFLEDLATPTPDGVQISVIPAVAGG